TGGCGTATGCCAGACGCGGCTCGGGACCCCAGATCAGCCACGCGGCAAAGGTCAACAACGCAACCGCCACCACAGCCGGCACGAAAAATACCGAAACGCGATCAGCCAACTTTTGCAGGGGCGCTTTTGAGCGTTGCGCTTTGCTGACCAACTCGACAATTTGCGACAACACGGAATCGCTGCCGATACGATCCGCCCGAATTTTCAGGCTGCCCGTACCGTTCAGCGTGCCACCCGTAGTGCGGTCATCGATGCGTTTTTCTACAGGGATGGGTTCGCCGGTCAGAAGCGATTCGTCGATGCTGCTGGTGCCATCGATCACTACGCCATCAACCGGCACTTTTTCTCCGGGACGTACGCGCAAAATATCGCCCACCCGGACTTGATCGAGCGCGATGTCTTCTTCGCTGCCATCGGCGGCAATGCGACGCGCGGTCTTCGGCGCGAGATCGAGCAACCGGCGTATCGCCTCGGAGGTCTTTCCACGCGCGCGCAGCTCCAACCACTCACCCAACAGCACCAGCGCGACGATGACGCCGGCTGATTCAAAGTAGACGCCGACCATGCCGTGCATATCCCGCATGGCGGGCGGAAACGCTGCTGGCAGGAACGTTGCTGCCAAACTGAAGCCGAAGGCGACCAGGACCCCCAGGCCGATCAGCGTGTACATGTTGGGCGAACCGATGAGAAGACCATTCCAGCCACGCCGGTAATAATTCGCGCCGGCCCACAGCACAAGAGGGGCCGAGAGTGCGAGTTCAATCCAGCGCAGTATGTGTGCCGTGGTCTCGCCGAAATGCACGCCAAACAGATGCGGCCCCATCGCGATCAGAAGTAACGGAATGGCAAGTGCCGCCGAGACGAAGAATTTGCGCCGCACGGCATCAAGCTCGCTATCGTCCTGCTCGCTGCTCGGCGTCATCGGCTCCAGGGTCATGCCGCACTTGGGACAATTTCCTGGCCCGACCTGCTGAATTTCCGGATGCATCGGACACGTGTAAATGGTGCCAACGGCCACAGGCGGTTCCATCGGCTTGGGCGTGGCGTGGAGGTAGCGCGCTGGTTCAGCAACAAATTTGGCGCGGCATCCCGCCGAGCAAAAATAGAACGTTCGGCCGCTGTAGTTCGCATGGTGCGCCGAGGTCAGCGGATCGACTGGCATGCCACAGACGGGATCGCGTGCTTGCTCCGAAGTACCCGGGCCGCCTTTGGACGAGCAGCACGAATGCGCCGTCGTGATCGGTTTCACAGAGCCGGGGGGCTGCGATGTGGAGCTTGTGGGATGTGGCGTGCTGCACACAGGTTTACAACACGATCGCGTCGAGCGCTTGGCGACGTCGCTGGACGCCGTTGGCGCGGCGGTCTGGGGTTTGATCGAGTGCAGGTTCATACATTCTCCTTGTGGGTGAGCGCGCCCAGAATGGGACACGCCTCCAAATTCCCTTCTCCCGGGCATGCGGCAATCAACTGATGCAGTCCACGGCGCACTCGCTGCAATTCGCGGATACGATGATCGATATCTGCCAGACGCGATTCGGCGCGCGCCTTAATGCCACGCACGCCACGCTCGCGATCCGTGGACAGCGTGAGCAGGTCACGAATCTCATCCAGCGTGAAGCCCAATGCCTTGGCGTGGCGAATGAAACTCACGCGCTGCACGTCCGAGGCGTCGTAGTTCCGGTATCCCGACGCCAAGCGTGTGGCTGCTGGTAACAGGCGGGTCCGCTCGTAGTAGCGGACGGTATCAATTCCGACACCGGCACGTTTCGCCATTTCACCGATCGAATAGCTGGCCATTTCGGTCCCTTCCTTCAAACACGAGGGCTAAGGCTAAACCTTGGACTAGAGTCCAGAGTCAATAGCCATTTCTTCAGTGCGCATCGGGGGATGCCATTGCGGATGCATAGGTTGCAAACGTTGCCCGCAATGCCTAGGTCGATTGCCAACGGATGGCGATAATTTTCCAGGCGCCATTCTGTTGTTTCAGCGTCAGCATTTCGCTGCTCCGCGTGATGCGCGTTTGGCCTTTTTCGGTCTGCCGTAAATCGGTTTCGCTGCCGATCGTGGCAGTCTCACCCATCGAGCGGGAGTCAAGCGAGATGGGGGGCTTTGGACCAATTTACCGAAATGAGCAGTCACGGAGTCTTCAGATTTCTGTTGGCCCGAAAACATTTCATCCGACAAACCTTGAGTGCAGAACTCGTTTTACCTGAACAATAATTGCTCGCCCGAAGGCTCGACCTGCTTATCTTCTTGGACTTCTAGAGTGGGCATTGGCATACGAAAAGTGAAGCAGGTTTGCGTCGCTTGTGATGAGACAGTCAGCGTTCCGCCGTGCGACTTGGTAATTTCAGCGGCGATATAAAGTCCCAACCCAAGCCCCGGATCTTGAGTGTTGTCCGCCCCGTGAGAAAAAGGCTCGAATAACCTCGCTAACCTATCAGCCGGGATGGTGGGGCCGCCGTTGGTAACGGACATCTCAAACGTCTTGTCGCAACTATGTATCCGTACCTTCACTTGCTGATCTGCAGCGCCGTGGGTAACTGCGTTCGTCAACAAATTGGCGAGCAACTGAGCCAATCGTCGGCGGTCGCACGTGACCGGGAAAACGATACTAATATCGCTTGAGATGTCACGCTCAGCGTAGACCGACTGAACCTCCGCGATGACATGTCGTAGTTCATCAGCCAATCCATCCTCTTGCCGAAGGGAGAGCGGAATGCCATCGCCGAGTCGACCGCGTGCAAAATCCAGAATATTCTGAACAAGCTCGGTCATTCGACCGCAGCTACGTTCAATTCGAGCTATGGCGTCAGTTGATGGTGCATCGGCTACTGTTTGCCGGAGCTGGTAGGTACCGAAGCCGATGGATTGCAATGAATTTCGCAAGTCATGCCCCAGCACCGCAATGAATCGCTCGCGCATCTTCGCGCGTTCGCCAGCGTCGAGGAGCGCTTGATCACTTTGCTTGAGCAAATCTTCGGTATCGCGTTGGGTTGCCGCCAATGCTACGAGTGCCCCCCGGATTTCCGAGAAACTGGGTTGCTCGATTGGGACCAACGGTGCAACGTAAAGTGCTGGGAACAACTTGCCGCCCAGTCGTCCGACCGGGTGGGCAACAATGGATTGCTCTAACATGACAAATCCCGTTTTACGGATGGGCGTCGGACAAAAGCCGAGTTCAATCTTGCAGGGGTATTGCAAAGATTACCGATCCCGAGAGGTGAGCGTATCTCGGACGTCATTGCTCGATCTGTACGCTGACGCACATAAGTGAAAGCTTCGTGAGGGTGGTCGTGCTATCTATGTTTTCGGCCCGAGGCCACCTTCGTAACGCCCCGCGAGGACGCCACCCAAGACCACAAAATGGAAGCCGCGCACTACGCGCATGCGGACTACATCAATACCAAGCATCACCCGGACGAAGCGACCCCAGCACTCCGCCGAAAATCATTGCGATAGAACCGCCAAGCAAATCTCGCCGTTAAGGCCCGCATTTGCGGAGCTCAAGGTTTCGGCTTGACTAGAAATCCCTCCTCGCGACCTAAATGCAGTGGTTTGCCGCGTAAAGGTGCGCGTCATCAAGACAGATGAGGGATAAGCAGCCTGCTAGACGTTTTTTCTCATCATCAACACGCCTGCCGACACGAGCACGAGGGCCAGCAACAGCAAAAACGCGGGCGAAAGTATTGGCAGTACGGTAGGGACCGACGAGAAAATGGGACCGGAGACCGGCCCACCGGCGCATACGGTGACATGGCTGTTGTCCAGGGTCACCGCACCATTTCGTGCCAACACTCTTCCTGACACATTTGCGCCGGTGTTCAAGGTGGCACTGGAAAGCGCGACAATGCTTCCCTGCAGCGCGGTACCCGTCCCTAGAGTCGCGGAGCTGCCGACTTGCCAGAAAACCCCACAAGGCGATGCGCTGTTGATCAACACGACGGACGCGGCGCTCGCTGTTGTCAAAGTGCTGCCAATCTTGAAAACGAAAACTGCATTGGGATTGCTTTGACCATCCAAGGTGAGCGTGCCCGTCAGCTGAGCAGAGGTGGAAAAGCAATAGACGCCTGGGATCAGCGTCTTGCCGCCCAAGTCCTGACCGGTCAGGTCGGTGTTGCAAGGCGCACTGGCCAGATTGTTGTAAGTAGTTGTGAGGTCAGTCTGGGCCGAGCCCGCAATCGTATCGGCGGCGTGGATCGTCCCTCCTGTCACGATTCCAGGGGGGAAGCCGGTGACCGCGCTGCCCGGTGATACGCCAAGATTGCCGTTAATCACGGTAGGCGTAGCGGTATTGGTCACCGTCGAGCCGCCCAGCACCGCAAAGGAGCTAAGTTGGGCCCATGCAGGCAATGAGCTGCAAAGCAGCATGGCAATTCCGAACGCGAGCCTGCTTGCACATTTCCTTTTCATTTAGTAGCTCTTCCAAAATGACTCAGATAGACATGCGCTTCGGATTACCCACACTCACCGTACCGGCTCGGATTAGATTCCACGCTTAAGATTTGCACAAACACACCATACCTTGGAATCAATCTGCAATCTGTGCGGCAGCGTACATTGTGGGAAGGTCTAAATACGGCACATATCGTTTGTCCTCGTTGGGGGAATGATCCCCTATCGAGGTGTCCGTTAGAATTAGACCAGTACAGCCGGCGTTCAAGCTGACATCAGGGGATGTTCCGCACGCTGGCCAATACTGCCGGCGCTATCTCGACGATGACATCGAAAACAGGTGGCCTGGCGATCACAGTGTGGGCATACCCACGGTGAGTTGCATTGGGGTATGCCAAACGCGGCGCGGCGATCTGCATCTGGGAATTTCTGCGGGAGCCTCGATAAGTCACCGCTTGAGCTATTCGCGCTGCATGCGGCATGCTTATACATGGTTCTATTATCAAGAACTGAAAGAGGGCGCGGGATCTATGCCAAGCAGGCCGAGGCCGAAGGAATGGAGTAAAAAAAGAAACGTAACTGCGCTCACGGTCCGGTTGCAATGGGTGGCGTGCTCGTCGCGAGCGCGAACAAATTACCGCTGTTTACTTGAGGAGATAAGCATGTCAATCGAGACGAGTGGACGATCCTCTATCGAGGCCTTATTCATCGAGCACGAGGGTCGCGATCCGACCCTTTTGTCGTCACCGGGCGGGCTTATCGACGCCTTAGTCAGTTCACTGGATGCCTTGAGCGCATTTCGGGCGATCAGCCCCTTGGAGCAGAGCTATATTACCTATCGGCGTGATGCCAAGATTCCCGGCAGAGACTGAATGTTCAGACTTCCCAAGAGACTTACTAAATGCGTTTGCACTTCGCATCTGGATATGGGGCGTGTGAGGCCGCTATCCCGCAAGCATGCCCCTCAGCTAGTTTTGGTCGTGCTCGCCCTAGTATTTTGCATGTCTTCGGCAGTGCATGCGACTCAGATTGGCTGCGCTGGCACGACGGGCGACAGCGGAGGCTTGATAGAGGCAATCACCAACGCGAACGACAGCGTTAGCGGTGCCGATACTATCGAGCTCGCTCCGCTATGTACCTATACATTCAGCGTTGCAGATAACTGGTGGTATGGCCCCAACGCGCTTCCACCGATTGCATCGACCATCGTCATCAATGGTAATGGCGCCACTTTGCAAGCTACACATGTTGGCGACCCGACGCCGATGACAGTAAATGCATTTCGTTTCTTTTATGTCTCCGGCGGTCTCGAATTACGCGCCGGTAGCTTGACTCTCAATGATCTAACGCTGAGTGGCGGCTATGCCAAGGGAGGCGATAGCTGGACGAGAGGCGGAGGCGGCGGTGCCGGCATGGGCGGGGCTATCTTCAATCAGGGTCGACTCACACTCGCGGCAGTCACCTTGACTGGCAACGTCGCGCAGGGTGGAACCAACGTCATGAAAGCATTAACCGGAACCTATGGAGCGGCGTATGGCGGTGGCGGTATGGGTGAGGATGCACCCATCGATGGCGACAGTGGCAACGGTGGTGGATTTGGCGGTAGCTTTAGCGGTGTCGGTGGCCTAGGGGCCCCTATCGGGCAATCAGGTGGCGGCGGAGGCGGCGGATTTATCACGGGGTCAAACGGCAATGGATCCACGGGAGGTGGTATGGGCGCCCTTGGCAATGGTTCTGCGGATGGTGGCGATGGCGGTTCTGGCAGGACAGGTGCTGGTGCGGGCGGTGATTTTGGCACCGGCGGTCACCGTGGCGATATTCCTACCAATAATGGCAGTCCAGGCGGCGGCGGCGGAGGCGGAGGTATCGGCGGTGGCGGTGGGAGTTCAGGAGCTTTTTTGTCGGATGGCGGCGGCGGTGGTTTCGGCGGCGGCGGTGGTGGTGGCTACGAAGATTTCATTTACGGGATAGGTGGTGTTGGCGGTTTTGGCGGTGGCGGCGGCGGTAGCATCACCGGCGCTGAAGCGGTGCAAGGTGGTTTCGGCGGCGGATATGGATTCGCCGAAAGAGGCGGGAGCGGAAGCGGGATGGGCGGCGCAATCTTCAATCATGCAGGAACTGTCGACCTGACCAATGTCAGCATCAGTGGGAACGCAGCCAATGGAGGTGCAGGCGGTGATGGATCCGGTATAGGCGGCGCAATCTTCAATCTCAATGGTGCGGTCAGCATGAATTTTTGCACGATCGCAGCCAATAGCGTGTCAGGCACCAACGGCAACGACGCGAGCACAGGGGCCAGCGATAGCGCTATCTACTCGCTGGCGTATGGCAACGTGATCCAGAACGGTTCAGCAAGTGCAGCCTCGCTCCGCATTGCTAACAGCATCGTGTATGGCAACGGCAGCGCGACCAACGACGTTGCAAACAATGTCGTCCCAGGTACGCTTGCAACTAACTCAGGCAATACAGCCACGGTCACATACGTCGGCGCGAATATCATAGATTCGTTCGGAAATTTTGGGTTGGCAAGCAGCGTTGGCTCGCCCCCTATGACAAATGATCCGAAACTTGAGCCGTTGCAAAACAATGGTGGTAACACGCAAACGATGGCGCTACAGGCAGACAGCCCGGCCATTGATGCAGCAATCCCCTGCGCACATTTGCCGGCGACCGATCAGCGAGGGAACGCGCGTATCTGGGGTTCTGCACCTGATTTAGGGGCATATGAGTACGGGTCATCGCCAGGAAGAAATGACGATATTTTTCGCGCTGGATTCGATAGCACCTACAACTGTCCGTGAACTAGATTTGCAGAGAAGCCCCGGGCCACGTCTTCCAATGGTTGTGTCGAAATAAGGCTCGGGCATACTTCGTGTAAATCTCACGACCCT
The sequence above is drawn from the Pseudolysobacter antarcticus genome and encodes:
- a CDS encoding ice-binding family protein, with the translated sequence MLLCSSLPAWAQLSSFAVLGGSTVTNTATPTVINGNLGVSPGSAVTGFPPGIVTGGTIHAADTIAGSAQTDLTTTYNNLASAPCNTDLTGQDLGGKTLIPGVYCFSTSAQLTGTLTLDGQSNPNAVFVFKIGSTLTTASAASVVLINSASPCGVFWQVGSSATLGTGTALQGSIVALSSATLNTGANVSGRVLARNGAVTLDNSHVTVCAGGPVSGPIFSSVPTVLPILSPAFLLLLALVLVSAGVLMMRKNV
- a CDS encoding heavy metal-responsive transcriptional regulator, whose amino-acid sequence is MASYSIGEMAKRAGVGIDTVRYYERTRLLPAATRLASGYRNYDASDVQRVSFIRHAKALGFTLDEIRDLLTLSTDRERGVRGIKARAESRLADIDHRIRELQRVRRGLHQLIAACPGEGNLEACPILGALTHKENV
- a CDS encoding choice-of-anchor Q domain-containing protein encodes the protein MFRLPKRLTKCVCTSHLDMGRVRPLSRKHAPQLVLVVLALVFCMSSAVHATQIGCAGTTGDSGGLIEAITNANDSVSGADTIELAPLCTYTFSVADNWWYGPNALPPIASTIVINGNGATLQATHVGDPTPMTVNAFRFFYVSGGLELRAGSLTLNDLTLSGGYAKGGDSWTRGGGGGAGMGGAIFNQGRLTLAAVTLTGNVAQGGTNVMKALTGTYGAAYGGGGMGEDAPIDGDSGNGGGFGGSFSGVGGLGAPIGQSGGGGGGGFITGSNGNGSTGGGMGALGNGSADGGDGGSGRTGAGAGGDFGTGGHRGDIPTNNGSPGGGGGGGGIGGGGGSSGAFLSDGGGGGFGGGGGGGYEDFIYGIGGVGGFGGGGGGSITGAEAVQGGFGGGYGFAERGGSGSGMGGAIFNHAGTVDLTNVSISGNAANGGAGGDGSGIGGAIFNLNGAVSMNFCTIAANSVSGTNGNDASTGASDSAIYSLAYGNVIQNGSASAASLRIANSIVYGNGSATNDVANNVVPGTLATNSGNTATVTYVGANIIDSFGNFGLASSVGSPPMTNDPKLEPLQNNGGNTQTMALQADSPAIDAAIPCAHLPATDQRGNARIWGSAPDLGAYEYGSSPGRNDDIFRAGFDSTYNCP
- a CDS encoding sensor histidine kinase; the encoded protein is MLEQSIVAHPVGRLGGKLFPALYVAPLVPIEQPSFSEIRGALVALAATQRDTEDLLKQSDQALLDAGERAKMRERFIAVLGHDLRNSLQSIGFGTYQLRQTVADAPSTDAIARIERSCGRMTELVQNILDFARGRLGDGIPLSLRQEDGLADELRHVIAEVQSVYAERDISSDISIVFPVTCDRRRLAQLLANLLTNAVTHGAADQQVKVRIHSCDKTFEMSVTNGGPTIPADRLARLFEPFSHGADNTQDPGLGLGLYIAAEITKSHGGTLTVSSQATQTCFTFRMPMPTLEVQEDKQVEPSGEQLLFR
- a CDS encoding heavy metal translocating P-type ATPase — protein: MKPITTAHSCCSSKGGPGTSEQARDPVCGMPVDPLTSAHHANYSGRTFYFCSAGCRAKFVAEPARYLHATPKPMEPPVAVGTIYTCPMHPEIQQVGPGNCPKCGMTLEPMTPSSEQDDSELDAVRRKFFVSAALAIPLLLIAMGPHLFGVHFGETTAHILRWIELALSAPLVLWAGANYYRRGWNGLLIGSPNMYTLIGLGVLVAFGFSLAATFLPAAFPPAMRDMHGMVGVYFESAGVIVALVLLGEWLELRARGKTSEAIRRLLDLAPKTARRIAADGSEEDIALDQVRVGDILRVRPGEKVPVDGVVIDGTSSIDESLLTGEPIPVEKRIDDRTTGGTLNGTGSLKIRADRIGSDSVLSQIVELVSKAQRSKAPLQKLADRVSVFFVPAVVAVALLTFAAWLIWGPEPRLAYAIVNAVAVLIIACPCALGLATPISITVASGRGAEVGVLFRDAAAIEGLAHVDVLVLDKTGTLTEGKPVLTDVLTVTDVAESELLTIAVALEAASEHPLARAIIDGAKSRGIAAPEVSNFAAVTGQGVRGTIGTALVALGNAALMESIGADPAPMASRADALRSQAKTVMFLARDGHLVGCVAVQDPIKQDTRQTLAALQAEKLRLVMLTGDSEVTAHAVATQLGIDEYHASQTPANKADWIAAAKAAGAHVAMAGDGVNDAPALAAADVGIAMGNGSDIAKESAQITLVKGELAGILRARRLALAAVRNIHQNLTFAFAYNVLGIPLAAGVLYPFFGWLLSPMIAALAMSFSSVSVISNALRLKRAKI